The proteins below are encoded in one region of Aquisphaera giovannonii:
- a CDS encoding PhoPQ-activated pathogenicity-related family protein, with protein MVPRLTPSLPFRIAALTVFLAATARGQAPPAELDEYVKAPDPAYAWKQLDTKSTPQGTVHLLELTSQVWHDITWKHDLTIFEPADLVHRDAALLFITGGSTGSHPGDKDFAQGFAMAKATGGRVAILRQVPNQPLLGDRKEDDLISETFLRYLATKDKTWPLLFPMAKSAVRAMDAVQAWAEKQGKDRMERFVVTGASKRGWTTWLTGATDRRVVAIAPMVIVMLNLGLQGPNQLDVWGKYSEQIEDYVSKGLMEKAQTPEGRDLWKMVDPYTFRDRLTMPKMLINGANDRYWTLNALDLYWDGLSGPKYLVELPNAGHGLDQNRNWAIDGLGAFFRHAVTARPMPVVTWKMDESGDAARLSIESSPAPKSVRLWGATSPNRDFRESRWTPTPLTPSTTITAPLPKPSTGSAAYFADLEFEVDDLSYHLTTSFLEPGAPRKSPASAPR; from the coding sequence ATGGTCCCGCGATTGACGCCGTCGCTGCCGTTCCGCATCGCCGCCCTCACGGTCTTCCTCGCCGCGACGGCACGCGGCCAGGCCCCGCCCGCCGAGCTCGACGAGTACGTCAAGGCGCCCGACCCGGCCTATGCCTGGAAGCAGCTCGACACGAAGAGCACGCCACAGGGGACGGTCCACCTCCTGGAGCTCACCTCCCAGGTCTGGCACGACATCACCTGGAAGCATGACCTCACCATCTTCGAGCCCGCCGACCTCGTGCACCGCGACGCGGCGCTGCTGTTCATCACCGGCGGCTCGACCGGCAGCCACCCCGGCGACAAGGACTTCGCCCAGGGCTTTGCGATGGCGAAGGCCACCGGCGGCCGGGTCGCCATCCTCCGCCAGGTCCCCAACCAGCCGCTGCTCGGCGACCGCAAGGAGGACGACCTCATCTCCGAAACCTTCCTGCGTTACCTCGCCACGAAGGACAAGACCTGGCCCCTCCTTTTCCCGATGGCCAAGAGCGCAGTCCGGGCCATGGACGCGGTCCAGGCCTGGGCCGAGAAGCAGGGCAAGGACCGGATGGAGCGATTCGTCGTCACCGGCGCCTCCAAGCGCGGCTGGACCACCTGGCTCACCGGCGCGACCGATCGACGGGTCGTCGCGATCGCCCCAATGGTCATCGTCATGCTGAACCTCGGCCTGCAAGGGCCCAACCAGCTGGACGTCTGGGGCAAGTACAGCGAGCAGATCGAGGATTACGTCAGCAAGGGCCTCATGGAGAAGGCCCAGACCCCCGAGGGCCGCGACCTCTGGAAGATGGTGGACCCGTACACGTTCCGCGACCGCCTGACGATGCCCAAGATGCTGATCAACGGCGCCAATGACCGCTACTGGACCCTCAACGCGCTGGACCTCTACTGGGACGGCCTGTCGGGGCCGAAGTACCTGGTCGAACTCCCCAACGCGGGCCACGGCCTGGACCAGAACCGGAACTGGGCGATCGACGGCCTCGGCGCGTTCTTCCGCCATGCCGTGACCGCCCGCCCGATGCCGGTCGTGACCTGGAAGATGGACGAGTCCGGCGACGCCGCCAGGCTGAGCATCGAGTCCAGCCCGGCGCCGAAGTCCGTCCGCCTCTGGGGCGCGACCTCTCCGAACCGGGACTTCCGCGAGTCCAGGTGGACCCCCACCCCGCTGACCCCGAGCACCACCATCACCGCCCCGCTCCCGAAGCCCTCCACCGGCTCTGCGGCCTACTTCGCCGACCTGGAGTTCGAGGTGGACGACCTCTCCTACCACCTGACCACCTCGTTCCTCGAGCCCGGCGCCCCTCGGAAGTCCCCGGCCTCCGCACCCCGCTGA
- a CDS encoding MlaE family ABC transporter permease — protein MRRLEHFGRFVDFFLRTLAAAPRAVARSWLEVVLQFERVAVMSLPIVMGAGFSVGLVTWLQTHRLLVANGAESALPSFLSVAVVVEIGPVLAGVLVASRMGAGLAAELGTMTLNEEIEARVALGTDPVAGLVAPRAIACALAVPLLTVVIDASALVGALTGELTGGKLTPLRFWRDSLTFLRMADVIEATLKTAVFGLLVGVIGCWIGLNSGRSAESVGRAATRGVVLSTLAVFAANVVLVPCIQLANAALGWGGP, from the coding sequence ATGCGACGGCTCGAGCACTTCGGGCGGTTCGTGGACTTCTTCCTCCGGACGCTCGCCGCGGCGCCCCGGGCGGTCGCCCGGTCCTGGCTCGAGGTCGTGCTCCAGTTCGAGCGGGTCGCGGTGATGAGCCTGCCGATCGTGATGGGTGCGGGGTTCAGCGTCGGGCTGGTCACCTGGCTCCAGACGCACCGGCTGCTGGTGGCCAACGGCGCGGAATCGGCGCTGCCGAGCTTCCTGAGCGTCGCCGTGGTGGTGGAGATCGGGCCGGTACTCGCGGGGGTCCTGGTCGCCAGCCGGATGGGGGCAGGGCTGGCGGCGGAACTGGGGACGATGACCCTGAACGAGGAGATCGAGGCCCGGGTCGCCCTGGGGACCGATCCCGTCGCCGGGCTGGTAGCCCCCCGAGCGATCGCCTGCGCCCTGGCCGTCCCGTTGTTGACGGTGGTGATCGACGCCTCCGCGCTGGTCGGTGCCCTCACCGGCGAGCTGACCGGGGGGAAGCTCACGCCCTTGAGATTCTGGCGGGACTCGCTGACCTTCCTGCGGATGGCGGACGTGATCGAGGCCACGCTCAAGACGGCCGTCTTCGGCCTGCTCGTCGGCGTGATCGGCTGCTGGATCGGCCTGAATTCGGGCCGCTCGGCGGAGTCCGTCGGCCGGGCGGCCACGCGGGGGGTGGTCCTGTCCACGCTCGCCGTCTTCGCGGCCAACGTCGTGCTCGTGCCGTGCATCCAGCTCGCCAACGCGGCGCTCGGATGGGGCGGGCCGTGA
- a CDS encoding MlaD family protein gives MSRDIGRWRALANAGFVVLVLALGGFGLYQVAGRRWHVQPVFHVRATFATVAGLEAGHRVRLQGMDAGVVEQLNPPGSPGEPVGLVLRLDERLHGLVREDAVARILSEGMVGARVVEITPGKPDAAVVAEGGSILSEAPIELSDLLRQAGDSLKRLDEVAKAARTGLDEVNAIAATVRQGKGSLGKLVRDEEAYQSLMTVTHRGERTFAAMEDNLDALKRTWPLSRYFEGRSFYEREKILYQPGARRESRTLAADDLFEPGRAILTQDGRLRLNELGAWCKASNRARSDVVIAAFTGPDQDPDLAEVLTQEQADAVRKYLVEKHGIDSAGWFKSRKVTAVGFGTQVPRGQEPTSESLPARRVDVILFTPQA, from the coding sequence ATGAGTCGGGACATCGGGCGCTGGCGGGCGCTGGCGAATGCGGGGTTCGTGGTCCTGGTGCTGGCCCTGGGGGGCTTCGGGCTCTACCAGGTGGCGGGCCGGCGATGGCACGTCCAGCCGGTCTTCCACGTCCGGGCGACGTTCGCCACGGTCGCGGGGCTGGAGGCCGGCCATCGCGTGCGGCTCCAGGGGATGGACGCGGGTGTCGTGGAGCAACTGAACCCGCCGGGCTCGCCCGGCGAGCCGGTGGGGCTGGTCCTCCGGCTCGATGAGCGACTGCACGGCCTCGTCCGCGAGGACGCCGTGGCGCGGATCCTCTCCGAGGGGATGGTCGGCGCCCGGGTGGTGGAGATCACCCCCGGCAAGCCCGACGCGGCGGTCGTGGCCGAGGGGGGCTCGATCCTCTCGGAGGCCCCGATCGAGCTGAGCGACCTCCTGAGGCAGGCGGGGGACTCGCTGAAGCGGCTGGACGAGGTGGCGAAGGCGGCGCGGACCGGCCTGGATGAGGTCAACGCCATCGCCGCGACGGTCCGCCAGGGCAAGGGCTCGCTCGGGAAACTCGTCCGGGACGAGGAGGCCTACCAGAGCCTGATGACCGTCACGCACCGGGGCGAGCGAACCTTCGCCGCGATGGAGGACAACCTGGACGCCCTGAAACGGACGTGGCCCCTGTCCCGCTACTTCGAGGGCCGGTCATTCTACGAGCGCGAGAAGATCCTCTACCAGCCCGGCGCGCGGAGGGAGAGCCGCACCCTCGCCGCCGACGACCTCTTCGAGCCCGGCCGCGCCATCCTCACCCAGGACGGCCGGCTCCGGCTGAATGAGCTGGGGGCCTGGTGCAAGGCATCGAACCGGGCCCGCTCCGACGTCGTGATCGCCGCCTTCACCGGGCCCGACCAGGACCCGGACCTCGCGGAGGTGCTCACCCAGGAGCAGGCCGACGCGGTGCGGAAGTACCTCGTGGAGAAGCACGGCATCGACTCCGCCGGTTGGTTCAAGTCCCGCAAGGTCACCGCCGTCGGCTTCGGCACCCAGGTGCCACGCGGCCAGGAGCCCACCTCCGAATCCCTCCCCGCACGCCGCGTGGACGTGATCCTCTTCACGCCTCAGGCGTGA
- a CDS encoding leucine-rich repeat domain-containing protein produces MRLLVAMLCCLAAPPVVQPNTVRDAAIGAIGRLGGRVEQDGKVVDLSSTRVTDAELKGLAALEDLTSLDLSDTRVTGEGIRDLAVLRHLTNLRLRGPGTYISDPDAARKPLLNGVGVEGLAALKNLTVLDLAWTNLTPVALKPVAALGNLRSLNLTCSDVTDAGLKELANLRNLATLNLIQTRVTDAGLKELATLRNLTKLDLSGTTITGSGLKDLAALTYLATLNLSDTKVTGPGLKDLAALENLKALYLEGPGPYIAVIPETTLKPSLTDAGMRELATLGSLTSLDLSLTNVTDAGLKQLAALRGLEALNLSGNNVTDASLKEVAALKALNSLNLSMSNVTDAGLKHLAGLENLATLDLSGTRVTGTGLKDLAVLKGLTTLSLGGPRSHMAASSDAARGPSLTEAGAKEIAALGSLRDLDLSGNNVTAGILRELAASRNLTALNLTGTWLTDAETKELAALRNLRILYLFSSTKLTDDGIRQLATMRNLTILDLKVTRVSDAGLMELAAIPGLAHLDVAGTNASDAGEQAFRRKKPTCELSVPLWRDAIKRR; encoded by the coding sequence TTGAGGCTTCTCGTCGCCATGCTCTGTTGCCTGGCCGCTCCGCCAGTCGTCCAGCCCAACACCGTCCGGGATGCCGCGATCGGGGCGATCGGGCGGCTCGGCGGGAGGGTCGAGCAGGACGGGAAGGTCGTCGACCTATCGTCCACGCGGGTCACGGACGCGGAGCTCAAGGGGCTGGCGGCCCTCGAGGATCTCACGTCACTCGACCTCTCCGACACGAGGGTGACGGGTGAAGGGATCAGGGATCTCGCGGTCCTCCGGCACCTCACCAACCTTCGCCTTCGAGGGCCCGGCACGTACATCAGCGACCCCGACGCGGCCCGGAAGCCCTTGTTGAACGGCGTGGGTGTCGAGGGACTGGCCGCCCTCAAGAACCTCACGGTCCTCGATCTCGCCTGGACCAACCTGACGCCCGTCGCCTTGAAGCCGGTGGCGGCCCTCGGGAACCTCCGCAGCCTCAACCTCACCTGCTCCGACGTCACCGACGCCGGCCTGAAGGAGCTCGCCAACCTCAGGAACCTGGCTACCCTCAATCTCATCCAGACCAGGGTGACGGACGCCGGCTTGAAGGAGCTGGCGACGCTCCGGAACCTCACCAAGCTCGATCTCTCGGGGACGACGATCACGGGCTCCGGCCTGAAGGATCTGGCCGCCCTCACATACCTCGCCACCCTCAATCTCTCCGACACGAAGGTGACGGGCCCCGGCCTGAAGGACCTCGCGGCGCTCGAGAACCTCAAGGCCCTCTACCTCGAGGGCCCCGGCCCGTACATCGCCGTCATCCCGGAGACGACCCTGAAGCCGTCGCTGACGGACGCCGGCATGAGGGAGCTTGCAACGCTCGGTAGCCTCACCTCCCTGGACCTCTCCCTGACGAACGTGACGGACGCCGGCCTGAAACAGCTCGCGGCCCTCCGGGGCCTCGAGGCCCTCAATCTCTCCGGCAACAACGTGACGGACGCCAGCTTGAAGGAGGTGGCTGCGCTGAAGGCCCTGAACTCCCTCAACCTGTCCATGAGCAACGTGACGGACGCCGGCCTGAAGCACCTGGCCGGCCTGGAGAACCTCGCGACCCTGGACCTCTCCGGGACGAGGGTGACGGGGACCGGGCTGAAGGACCTCGCCGTCCTCAAGGGCCTCACCACCCTCTCCCTCGGTGGCCCCCGTTCGCACATGGCCGCCTCATCCGACGCAGCTCGGGGACCGTCGCTGACCGAGGCCGGCGCGAAGGAAATCGCGGCCCTCGGAAGCCTTCGCGACCTCGACCTGTCCGGGAACAATGTCACGGCCGGGATCCTGAGGGAGCTCGCGGCCTCCAGGAACCTCACAGCGCTCAACCTCACCGGGACGTGGCTGACGGACGCCGAGACGAAGGAACTGGCGGCCCTCCGGAACCTCCGCATCCTCTACCTATTCAGCAGCACGAAGCTGACGGATGACGGGATCAGGCAGCTCGCGACGATGAGGAACCTCACGATCCTGGACCTCAAGGTGACCCGGGTGTCGGATGCCGGGTTGATGGAACTTGCGGCCATCCCGGGGCTGGCCCACCTCGATGTGGCGGGCACGAACGCCTCGGACGCCGGGGAGCAGGCGTTCCGGCGGAAGAAGCCGACGTGCGAGCTGTCCGTCCCCCTCTGGCGGGACGCCATAAAGCGGCGATGA
- a CDS encoding Ig-like domain-containing protein, with protein MAFLRSPSSASESARPTLAARRRAMRPRGDVLESRSLLTLTPIAAAVNLVAGPPATVRIGSFLDSNSAVAGDFQAVIDWGDGHSSAGVVQATPTAGRFDVMGSNSYASAKTYPVKIQVTKYPGEATEIDSEAFVAAPAVALSPVATVANFTAGMLPADPVSIGSFTSTNATAKPTDFTATIAWGDGNSSAANVSGTSTPGLFLVRGANLYSKAGNYPVSVTVQDASGNRTTILSTAVVGPPTSLHASGMVAQFTAGVSPSATVPALVGGFTSSDLTAQASAFAASIDWGDGTSSAGTVAASPDTPGLFLVSGTNAYATAGPYPIKIAVSGPGGVSLVINSQATVTAAPAPVFSGGLANLIVNGPFAPSGYTNTNRPTFAGDATPFAIVNVYARNLKYDAQIPLGQAVADSGGRWTLVSTPLARGAYSVTATSTIPKGTTSTPSVLSNADGSQVVHVAMQPAAAKGHRPARTHPARSRAARARPTLPARPGMRRA; from the coding sequence ATGGCATTCCTTCGATCCCCCTCGTCGGCCTCGGAATCCGCCCGGCCCACGCTGGCCGCGAGGCGCCGGGCGATGCGCCCCCGCGGCGACGTCCTCGAGTCGCGAAGTCTCTTGACGCTGACCCCCATCGCGGCGGCCGTCAATCTGGTGGCCGGCCCGCCCGCCACCGTGCGTATCGGTTCGTTCCTCGACTCCAACTCCGCCGTCGCGGGCGACTTCCAGGCCGTCATCGACTGGGGCGATGGCCATTCGTCGGCGGGCGTCGTCCAGGCGACTCCGACGGCCGGTCGTTTCGACGTCATGGGGTCAAACTCGTACGCCAGCGCCAAGACCTATCCGGTGAAGATCCAGGTCACGAAGTACCCCGGCGAGGCGACCGAGATCGACAGCGAGGCCTTCGTCGCGGCCCCGGCGGTCGCGCTATCGCCGGTCGCCACCGTGGCGAACTTCACCGCCGGGATGCTCCCGGCCGATCCGGTGTCGATCGGCTCGTTCACCTCGACGAATGCGACGGCCAAGCCGACCGACTTCACCGCGACGATCGCATGGGGCGACGGGAATTCGTCGGCCGCCAACGTCAGCGGCACGTCCACGCCCGGCCTCTTCCTGGTCAGGGGGGCGAACCTCTATTCGAAGGCCGGCAACTACCCCGTCTCCGTGACGGTCCAGGATGCGTCCGGGAACCGAACCACGATCCTGAGCACCGCCGTGGTCGGCCCGCCGACCTCGTTGCATGCGTCCGGGATGGTGGCGCAGTTCACGGCCGGGGTCTCACCGTCGGCAACGGTCCCCGCCCTCGTCGGGGGATTCACGAGCTCGGACTTGACGGCTCAGGCCTCCGCGTTCGCGGCGTCGATCGACTGGGGCGACGGGACCTCGTCGGCGGGCACGGTCGCGGCCTCGCCGGACACGCCGGGTCTCTTCCTGGTCAGCGGGACGAACGCCTACGCCACGGCGGGTCCGTATCCGATCAAGATCGCGGTGTCCGGCCCCGGGGGCGTGTCGCTCGTCATCAACAGCCAGGCGACGGTCACGGCCGCGCCTGCCCCGGTCTTCTCCGGGGGCCTGGCCAACCTGATCGTCAACGGCCCCTTCGCCCCGTCGGGCTACACCAACACCAATCGGCCGACGTTCGCCGGGGATGCGACGCCGTTCGCCATCGTGAACGTGTATGCCCGGAATCTGAAGTACGACGCGCAGATCCCGCTCGGCCAGGCCGTGGCCGACTCCGGCGGACGATGGACGCTCGTCTCGACCCCGCTCGCCCGGGGCGCGTATTCGGTCACGGCGACCTCCACCATCCCCAAGGGCACGACGAGCACCCCGAGCGTGCTCAGCAACGCCGACGGCTCCCAGGTCGTCCACGTTGCCATGCAGCCCGCGGCGGCGAAGGGCCATCGCCCGGCCAGGACTCATCCGGCTCGGTCGAGGGCGGCCAGGGCCCGCCCGACGTTGCCCGCCCGCCCGGGGATGCGACGGGCCTGA
- a CDS encoding ATP-binding protein, whose product MASLFVIQGADQGKRFEFQTTTVALGRDNSNAIRLHDTEVSRRHAELRQDEDSYRLIDLGSANGTYVNGQLVSQAPLHSGDRLQLGSTILLYHEGATRPARDLTARVDLLARSSPEDRSAILKSIPSGEGSRVLRQPEAAAGWLKERLASLSVMYRATQAISHVLEIDALLPQILELVFESINADRGAILLKDEAGQLEPKAVRLTNPDGPDERMTISKTIVDYVLEQGQGVITTDAPADKRFSPAQSIVDYHIREAICVPIQGRHTTLGVLYADIQSGAMVLANGGKDGPRGKFSQDHLMLMVAIGHQAGLAIENTAFYNAKIQAERLAAVGQTIATLSHHIKNILQGIRGGSYLIDMGLNDKDEAIVRRGWTIVEKNQTKIYNLVMDMLSFSKDREPALEPADLNEVVTDVAELMHSRAEELGVKLVTRPCAGMPRVMIDPEGIHRALLNIVTNAIDASEGQPEATVTISTEWVAEMTTARIRVADNGVGIDEADVASIFQIFASSKGSRGTGLGLPVSRKIVAEHGGNITVQSQPGQGATFVIDLPMARKAGPSEMTDGLTMMG is encoded by the coding sequence GTGGCCTCCTTGTTCGTGATCCAAGGGGCCGACCAGGGGAAGCGATTCGAGTTCCAGACGACCACCGTGGCGCTGGGCCGGGACAACTCGAACGCCATCCGGCTCCATGATACCGAGGTCTCCCGCCGCCACGCCGAGCTGCGGCAGGACGAGGATTCCTATCGCCTCATCGACCTCGGGTCGGCGAACGGGACGTACGTCAACGGCCAGCTCGTCTCCCAGGCGCCCCTGCATTCCGGCGACCGCCTCCAGCTCGGCTCGACGATCCTCCTCTACCACGAGGGGGCGACCCGGCCGGCCCGCGACCTCACCGCCCGCGTGGACCTGCTGGCCAGGAGCAGCCCCGAGGACCGCTCGGCGATCCTGAAGAGCATCCCCTCGGGCGAGGGCTCCCGCGTCCTCCGCCAGCCGGAGGCCGCCGCCGGATGGCTCAAGGAACGGCTGGCCAGCCTGTCGGTCATGTACCGGGCCACCCAGGCCATCAGCCACGTCCTCGAAATCGACGCCCTGCTCCCCCAGATCCTGGAGCTCGTCTTCGAGTCCATCAACGCCGACCGCGGGGCCATCCTCCTGAAGGACGAGGCGGGCCAGCTCGAGCCCAAGGCCGTCCGGCTGACCAACCCCGATGGGCCCGACGAGCGGATGACGATCTCCAAGACGATCGTGGACTACGTCCTGGAGCAGGGGCAGGGCGTGATCACCACCGACGCCCCGGCGGACAAGCGGTTCAGCCCCGCCCAGTCGATCGTGGACTACCACATCCGCGAGGCCATCTGCGTCCCCATCCAGGGCCGGCACACGACCCTGGGCGTCCTCTACGCCGACATCCAGTCCGGCGCCATGGTCCTGGCCAACGGGGGCAAGGACGGCCCTCGCGGCAAGTTCTCGCAGGACCACCTCATGCTCATGGTCGCGATCGGCCACCAGGCCGGGCTCGCCATCGAGAACACCGCCTTCTACAACGCCAAGATCCAGGCGGAGCGGCTGGCGGCCGTCGGCCAGACGATCGCCACGCTCTCGCACCACATCAAGAACATCCTCCAGGGCATCCGCGGCGGCTCCTACCTCATCGACATGGGCCTCAACGACAAGGACGAGGCCATCGTCCGCCGCGGCTGGACGATCGTGGAGAAGAACCAGACGAAGATCTACAACCTCGTCATGGACATGCTCTCGTTCTCCAAGGATCGGGAGCCGGCGCTCGAGCCGGCGGACCTGAACGAGGTCGTCACCGACGTCGCCGAGCTGATGCACTCCCGCGCCGAGGAACTCGGCGTCAAGCTCGTCACCAGGCCCTGCGCCGGGATGCCCCGCGTGATGATCGACCCGGAAGGCATCCACCGGGCGCTGCTGAACATCGTCACCAACGCCATCGACGCCAGCGAGGGCCAGCCCGAGGCGACCGTCACGATCTCCACCGAATGGGTCGCCGAGATGACGACCGCGCGGATCAGGGTGGCCGACAACGGGGTGGGCATCGACGAGGCCGACGTCGCCTCGATCTTCCAGATCTTCGCCTCGTCCAAGGGCTCGCGGGGCACCGGCCTGGGCCTGCCGGTCTCGCGCAAGATCGTCGCCGAGCACGGCGGCAACATCACCGTCCAGTCTCAGCCCGGCCAGGGGGCGACCTTCGTCATCGACCTGCCCATGGCCCGCAAGGCCGGCCCGTCGGAGATGACCGACGGGCTGACCATGATGGGGTGA
- a CDS encoding RNA polymerase sigma factor, with protein MSAIVGTSDPSPAGGQERAGMGVIQGRLDGEFERLFREGTLAGLGEDQLLDRFARDRDGVAFATIVERHGPMVLGVCRQLLRDPNDVDDAFQATFLVLVRKASSLRRKDLLGNWLYGVAYRVALRARSLRHRGQVRGTASRGGDVGSLDEQAPDRSEPVAEAVLRSEERPLIHDEIRRLPRKYRDPVVLCYIEGLTHEEAAAKLGWPVGSVKGRLSRARDLLRSRLVRRGVAVSSAAMAAELVAPDLRASVPASLTQSTLKAALPFASGGPAGLSAAGPAATPSVTALTEGVIHAMRFSLVRSIAVPALVAGALATGGTVAAYQLGGGFGGPQPAEPAAAKAAARTAAKETSSPGESSARMVREILADMERNAGKMPVSPEEYDSWSERLVGIERAGANNQQDRIAAARRHLDRIHRMLDLLVKMDKDAAGQLKKAWFETIAKAEQTLKAVESPPAGAAAQAAAGPQPPAAGGPAPAPVPASPAGGQPPAAGEFGGGGGMEGGGFGGIDEEALQQSRIMIARLSAYIAVKDKNPRNVALLKKLDEPVTLHFPSETPLEEVLKRIKQATTSSDGKPMPIYVDPLGLQEADKTVASPVTIDLQDVPLKFSLRLALKQLGLAYCIRDGVLVISSVNGILNELRELQAEQAGADPSNPFGGMGGPGGGGMGGFGGMGGGMGGGMRGGGGMM; from the coding sequence ATGTCAGCGATCGTAGGGACGAGCGATCCCTCGCCGGCCGGGGGCCAGGAGCGTGCGGGCATGGGGGTGATCCAGGGGCGGCTCGACGGGGAGTTCGAACGACTCTTCCGCGAGGGGACGCTCGCGGGCCTCGGGGAGGACCAGCTGCTGGATCGGTTCGCCAGGGACCGGGACGGCGTGGCCTTCGCCACGATCGTGGAGCGGCATGGGCCGATGGTCCTTGGCGTCTGCCGGCAGCTCCTTCGCGATCCCAATGACGTGGACGACGCCTTCCAGGCGACGTTCCTCGTCCTGGTGCGGAAGGCGTCGAGCCTGCGGCGGAAGGACCTGCTGGGGAACTGGCTCTACGGGGTGGCCTATCGGGTCGCCCTGCGGGCCAGGTCCCTGAGGCATCGGGGGCAGGTCCGAGGCACGGCCAGCCGCGGGGGGGACGTCGGCTCGCTCGACGAGCAGGCGCCCGACCGCTCCGAACCGGTGGCCGAGGCCGTGCTGCGGTCCGAGGAGCGGCCGCTCATCCACGACGAGATCCGCCGCCTGCCGCGCAAGTACCGGGATCCGGTGGTGCTCTGCTACATCGAGGGCCTGACGCATGAGGAGGCGGCCGCGAAGCTCGGCTGGCCGGTCGGCTCCGTGAAGGGCCGGCTGTCCCGGGCCCGCGACCTCCTCCGCTCGCGCCTGGTCCGCCGGGGCGTGGCCGTCTCGTCCGCGGCGATGGCCGCCGAGCTCGTCGCGCCCGACCTGCGGGCCTCCGTCCCCGCCTCGCTGACGCAGTCGACGTTGAAGGCCGCGCTACCGTTCGCCTCGGGGGGCCCGGCCGGGCTCTCCGCCGCGGGCCCGGCCGCCACACCATCCGTCACCGCGCTCACCGAAGGAGTGATCCACGCCATGAGATTCTCGCTCGTCCGATCGATCGCCGTCCCCGCCCTCGTGGCCGGGGCGCTCGCCACCGGCGGGACCGTCGCCGCCTACCAACTCGGCGGGGGCTTCGGCGGACCTCAACCCGCGGAACCAGCGGCCGCGAAGGCCGCCGCCAGGACGGCCGCGAAGGAAACCTCGTCGCCGGGCGAGTCCTCCGCCCGCATGGTGCGGGAGATCCTGGCGGACATGGAAAGGAACGCCGGCAAGATGCCGGTGTCCCCGGAGGAATACGATAGCTGGTCCGAACGCCTCGTCGGCATCGAGCGAGCCGGGGCGAATAACCAGCAGGACAGGATCGCCGCGGCGAGGAGGCACCTTGACCGCATCCATCGCATGCTCGACCTCCTGGTGAAGATGGATAAGGACGCGGCGGGCCAACTCAAGAAGGCCTGGTTCGAGACGATCGCCAAGGCCGAGCAGACCCTGAAGGCGGTAGAAAGCCCGCCCGCCGGGGCCGCCGCGCAAGCGGCCGCGGGCCCCCAGCCGCCGGCCGCGGGCGGTCCGGCTCCCGCCCCGGTGCCGGCCTCTCCCGCGGGCGGTCAGCCCCCGGCGGCCGGCGAGTTCGGCGGTGGCGGCGGCATGGAAGGCGGCGGCTTCGGCGGCATCGACGAGGAAGCCCTGCAGCAGTCCCGCATCATGATCGCCCGCCTCTCGGCCTACATCGCCGTGAAGGACAAGAACCCCAGGAATGTCGCCCTCCTCAAGAAGCTGGACGAGCCCGTCACGCTGCACTTCCCCAGTGAGACTCCCCTCGAGGAAGTCCTCAAGCGGATCAAGCAGGCGACGACCTCCTCCGACGGCAAGCCGATGCCGATCTACGTCGACCCGCTCGGCCTCCAGGAGGCCGACAAGACCGTGGCCTCGCCGGTCACCATCGACCTCCAGGACGTGCCGCTGAAGTTCAGCCTTCGCCTGGCCCTGAAGCAACTCGGCCTGGCCTACTGCATCCGCGACGGCGTCCTCGTCATCAGCTCCGTGAACGGGATCCTCAACGAACTGCGGGAGCTTCAGGCCGAGCAGGCGGGGGCGGATCCCAGCAATCCTTTCGGCGGGATGGGCGGACCCGGCGGAGGAGGCATGGGCGGATTCGGGGGCATGGGAGGCGGCATGGGAGGCGGTATGCGGGGTGGCGGCGGCATGATGTGA
- a CDS encoding acyl-CoA thioesterase, with protein sequence MPEPRPQDAETITHRLVLPRDANHHGTLYAGTLLSLALEAGYSTAYHAAGLSANLVLKRVLDLRCYAPVPVGHVVQIRGRQIHRGSAQIVVALWGTPLGRSRMPWMDGLMQFVHVGEDGRPEPLDEAPDETPPHLDAPWSMLQDRTRKLLRIRQ encoded by the coding sequence ATGCCGGAACCGCGGCCCCAAGATGCTGAGACGATCACCCACCGGCTCGTCCTCCCCAGGGATGCCAACCACCATGGCACGCTCTACGCCGGGACCCTTCTCTCTCTCGCCCTCGAGGCCGGCTACTCGACGGCCTACCACGCCGCCGGATTGAGCGCCAACCTGGTCTTGAAGCGGGTCCTCGACCTCCGCTGCTATGCTCCCGTCCCGGTCGGCCACGTCGTCCAGATCCGCGGGAGGCAGATCCATCGGGGGAGCGCCCAGATCGTCGTGGCCCTGTGGGGGACTCCGCTCGGGAGATCCCGTATGCCGTGGATGGACGGCTTGATGCAGTTCGTCCACGTCGGCGAGGACGGGCGGCCGGAGCCCCTGGACGAGGCACCCGACGAAACACCGCCCCATCTCGATGCGCCCTGGTCGATGCTCCAGGACCGCACCCGCAAGCTGCTTCGCATCCGGCAATAG